A genomic region of Streptomyces sp. R33 contains the following coding sequences:
- a CDS encoding ABC transporter ATP-binding protein, whose product MTGPYVLEGAGISVRFGGVKALTGVDLGVRAGEVCGLIGPNGAGKTTLFDVLSGIRRPDQGRMLLEGADITRRSPVWRARHGMRRTFQRQQLFGQLSVADNVLVAQEWRGGGGGIAADLLGSPARRRRERERREQGEQVLVSCGIGALGAAYAGGLPVGQARMVELARAVADPPRVLLLDEPASGLSAPEREQLAAVVRRLAGQEGCAVLLVEHDVAFVMDLCTRVVVLDLGTVLAEGTPAEVRADPLVREAYLGTS is encoded by the coding sequence ATGACGGGGCCTTACGTCCTGGAGGGCGCCGGGATCAGCGTCCGGTTCGGCGGCGTGAAGGCGCTCACCGGGGTGGACCTCGGGGTCCGTGCCGGCGAGGTGTGCGGGCTGATCGGGCCGAACGGGGCCGGGAAGACCACGCTGTTCGACGTGCTGTCCGGGATCCGGCGGCCCGACCAGGGGCGGATGCTGCTCGAGGGGGCGGACATCACCCGGCGCTCCCCGGTCTGGCGGGCCCGGCACGGGATGCGCCGGACCTTTCAGCGGCAGCAGCTGTTCGGGCAGCTCAGCGTGGCCGACAACGTGCTCGTCGCGCAGGAGTGGCGCGGGGGCGGGGGCGGGATCGCCGCCGACCTCCTCGGCTCCCCGGCCCGGCGCCGCCGGGAGCGGGAGCGTCGAGAGCAGGGCGAGCAGGTGCTCGTCTCCTGCGGGATCGGCGCGCTGGGAGCGGCGTACGCGGGCGGGCTGCCGGTCGGTCAGGCCCGGATGGTCGAGCTGGCCCGCGCCGTGGCGGATCCGCCGCGCGTGCTGCTGCTGGACGAGCCCGCGTCCGGGCTGTCGGCGCCCGAGCGCGAGCAGCTCGCGGCGGTCGTGCGGCGGCTGGCCGGGCAGGAGGGGTGCGCGGTGCTGCTGGTGGAGCACGACGTGGCCTTCGTGATGGACCTGTGCACCCGGGTGGTCGTCCTGGACCTCGGCACGGTCCTCGCCGAGGGCACCCCCGCCGAGGTCCGTGCCGATCCGCTCGTCCGGGAGGCCTATCTGGGGACGTCCTGA
- a CDS encoding aldo/keto reductase, which produces MNDVPAIRLNNGTLMPQLGYGVFQIPDSEAAQAVGAALEAGYRSIDTAAAYGNETGTGEAIAASGVPREELFVTTKLWNGRSRTWKRDDVLRALDDSLAKLGLDHLDLYLIHWPRPMRDDFLTIWKTFEEIAESGRSRAVGVSNFRPADLERLGAESALVPAVNQIELHPLFPQPELRALHSRLGIATEAWSPLGQGKELLTLPAVAEAAARHGRSPAQVVLRWHLQLGNIVIPKSVTPSRIRENLDVFGFELDADDLAALDALGRGSSAGRIGPDPAVFDV; this is translated from the coding sequence GTGAACGACGTCCCCGCCATCCGGCTCAACAACGGCACGCTCATGCCCCAGCTCGGGTACGGAGTCTTCCAGATCCCGGACTCCGAGGCCGCGCAGGCGGTCGGGGCCGCGCTGGAGGCGGGGTACCGGAGCATCGACACGGCGGCCGCCTACGGCAACGAGACCGGCACCGGCGAGGCGATCGCCGCCTCCGGGGTACCGCGCGAGGAGCTCTTCGTCACCACCAAGCTGTGGAACGGGCGTTCCCGGACCTGGAAGCGGGACGACGTGCTGCGCGCGCTCGACGACTCCCTCGCCAAGCTCGGCCTCGACCACCTCGACCTGTACCTGATCCACTGGCCGCGCCCGATGCGCGACGACTTCCTCACGATCTGGAAGACCTTCGAGGAGATCGCGGAGAGCGGCCGCTCCCGCGCAGTCGGCGTGTCGAACTTCCGCCCGGCCGACCTGGAGCGGCTCGGCGCCGAGAGTGCGCTGGTCCCGGCCGTGAACCAGATCGAGCTGCACCCGCTCTTCCCGCAGCCCGAGCTGCGCGCCCTGCACTCCCGGCTCGGCATCGCGACCGAGGCCTGGTCCCCGCTCGGCCAGGGCAAGGAGCTGCTGACGCTTCCGGCCGTCGCCGAGGCCGCCGCCCGGCACGGGCGCTCCCCCGCCCAGGTGGTACTGCGCTGGCACCTGCAGCTCGGGAACATCGTGATCCCGAAGTCGGTGACCCCGTCGCGGATCAGGGAGAACCTGGACGTCTTCGGCTTCGAGCTGGACGCCGACGATCTCGCCGCGCTGGACGCGCTGGGCAGGGGTTCCTCGGCCGGGCGGATCGGGCCGGACCCGGCCGTCTTCGACGTCTGA
- a CDS encoding RICIN domain-containing protein, protein MSLPDGVYLIRNVASGLLLQLEGGTRVHLGPEDPAAPPAARQWRISPVHSGGGIVHVVSVHNDKRLDVANASTESGTRVQVWRPNAFGAQEWIVEEHLDDPGVVSLIACISGLPLEGDEEGRARQCEDTDSPSQWWRLEPVLPGTGTRP, encoded by the coding sequence ATGAGCCTGCCCGACGGGGTCTACCTGATCCGTAACGTCGCCAGCGGTCTGCTGCTCCAGCTGGAGGGCGGCACGCGGGTGCACCTGGGGCCCGAGGATCCGGCCGCGCCCCCGGCCGCCCGGCAGTGGCGGATCTCGCCCGTGCACAGCGGCGGCGGGATCGTCCACGTCGTCAGCGTGCACAACGACAAGCGGCTCGACGTCGCGAACGCGTCGACGGAGAGCGGCACCCGGGTCCAGGTGTGGCGGCCGAACGCGTTCGGCGCGCAGGAGTGGATCGTCGAGGAGCACCTCGACGATCCCGGTGTGGTGTCCCTGATCGCCTGTATCAGCGGGCTGCCGCTGGAGGGGGACGAGGAGGGCCGGGCCCGCCAGTGCGAGGACACCGATTCGCCGTCGCAGTGGTGGCGCCTGGAGCCGGTCCTCCCCGGCACGGGCACACGCCCGTGA
- a CDS encoding 4a-hydroxytetrahydrobiopterin dehydratase, whose product MADEPLSQKEIEDRLRELPGWAFEDDRISRTYRLGTHFAASALVAHIAAVQDELNHHSDLTLGYNTVRVSVNTHSAGDSVTGADFALAERVEALAPAHGAS is encoded by the coding sequence ATGGCAGACGAGCCGCTTTCGCAGAAGGAGATCGAGGACCGGTTGCGGGAACTCCCCGGCTGGGCCTTCGAGGACGACCGGATCAGCCGCACCTACCGGCTGGGCACCCACTTCGCGGCGAGCGCCCTCGTCGCCCACATCGCCGCGGTCCAGGACGAGTTGAACCACCACTCCGACCTCACCCTGGGCTACAACACGGTCCGGGTGTCGGTGAACACGCACAGCGCCGGCGACTCCGTCACCGGCGCCGACTTCGCGCTCGCCGAGCGGGTCGAAGCCCTGGCCCCCGCCCACGGCGCGAGCTGA
- a CDS encoding FAD-dependent oxidoreductase: MTRTGSSRRTFIAGAGAAATAGALGASGALAAPARAQAQAQSPAPKATGRRVAVLGGGVAGLTAAHELAERGYAVTVYERRALGGKARSMDVPGSARGGRRPLPAEHGFRFIPGIYHNLPDTMRRIPFPGNAHGVWDNLVAPPEMMFARAGGREDLRAPIPWPGHSPAELTPDEIRRALTGILQSLVRLPPHETAYFVDRVLVFLTSCDERRNEVWEHTPWWEFVRAARMSNEYQRILAVGITRNIVATKAEEASTRTVGALGEAFVFNALGRGADGPPDRILNLPTNEAWIDPWEAHLRSLGVQFRIGWTVQEVQYGNGRVSGVAVLDPAGARQTVTADHYVSALPVEHARRTWSAGLRAADPMLGRCDRLETDWMTGIQFYLTERAPLVHGHLNCIDSPWSLTAIQQAEHWPARDFPADYGDGVAVDCLSVDISDWDKQGILYGKTAKQCTRDEVAREVWAQLKASLNDTGRTLLTDRTLHSWFLDPGVDGLGTPNPTNQDQLLIHPTGTFHNRPSADTRVPNFFLSGDYVAVDIDLATMEGANASARAAVNALLDRDGSKAERCAVLPMYRAPEVESFKRHDLWRYRLGLRNAFDLG; encoded by the coding sequence ATGACGCGCACGGGCAGTTCGAGGCGCACGTTCATCGCGGGCGCGGGGGCGGCGGCCACCGCCGGGGCGCTGGGGGCATCCGGGGCCCTGGCCGCTCCCGCCCGGGCCCAGGCCCAGGCCCAGTCCCCCGCACCGAAGGCCACCGGCCGCCGCGTCGCCGTCCTCGGCGGCGGGGTCGCCGGGCTCACCGCGGCCCACGAACTCGCCGAGCGCGGCTACGCCGTCACCGTCTACGAGCGCCGCGCGCTCGGCGGCAAGGCCCGCAGCATGGACGTCCCCGGCAGCGCCCGCGGCGGGCGCCGGCCGCTGCCCGCGGAGCACGGCTTCCGCTTCATCCCGGGCATCTACCACAACCTGCCCGACACCATGCGGCGCATCCCCTTCCCGGGCAACGCCCACGGCGTGTGGGACAACCTCGTCGCCCCGCCCGAGATGATGTTCGCCCGGGCCGGCGGCCGCGAGGACCTGCGCGCGCCCATCCCCTGGCCCGGCCACTCCCCCGCCGAGCTGACGCCCGACGAGATCCGCCGCGCCCTGACCGGCATCCTGCAGTCACTCGTCCGGCTGCCGCCGCACGAGACCGCGTACTTCGTCGACCGCGTGCTGGTCTTCCTCACCAGCTGCGACGAGCGCCGCAACGAGGTCTGGGAGCACACCCCCTGGTGGGAGTTCGTACGGGCCGCCCGGATGTCGAACGAGTACCAGCGCATCCTCGCCGTGGGCATCACCCGCAACATCGTCGCGACCAAGGCCGAGGAGGCGTCCACCCGTACCGTCGGCGCCCTGGGCGAGGCCTTCGTCTTCAACGCCCTGGGGCGCGGCGCGGACGGGCCGCCGGACCGGATCCTCAACCTGCCGACCAACGAGGCGTGGATCGACCCGTGGGAGGCCCATCTGCGCTCCCTCGGTGTGCAGTTCAGGATCGGCTGGACTGTGCAGGAGGTGCAGTACGGGAACGGCCGCGTGAGCGGGGTCGCCGTCCTGGACCCGGCGGGGGCCCGGCAGACCGTCACCGCCGACCACTACGTCAGCGCGCTGCCGGTCGAGCACGCCCGGCGCACCTGGAGTGCGGGGCTGCGGGCCGCGGACCCGATGCTGGGCCGCTGCGACCGGCTGGAGACCGACTGGATGACCGGCATCCAGTTCTACCTCACCGAGCGCGCACCCCTCGTCCACGGGCACCTCAACTGCATCGATTCACCCTGGTCCTTGACGGCGATCCAGCAGGCCGAGCACTGGCCGGCCCGCGACTTCCCGGCCGACTACGGCGACGGGGTGGCGGTGGACTGCCTGTCGGTGGACATCTCGGACTGGGACAAGCAGGGGATCCTGTACGGGAAGACGGCCAAGCAGTGCACCCGCGACGAGGTCGCCCGCGAGGTGTGGGCGCAGCTGAAGGCCTCCCTCAACGACACCGGGAGGACGCTGCTGACGGACCGCACCCTGCACTCCTGGTTCCTGGACCCGGGGGTGGACGGACTCGGCACCCCGAACCCGACCAACCAGGACCAGTTGCTGATCCACCCCACCGGCACCTTCCACAACCGGCCGAGCGCGGACACCCGGGTCCCCAACTTCTTCCTCAGCGGGGACTACGTGGCCGTCGACATCGACCTGGCGACGATGGAGGGCGCCAACGCCTCGGCCCGGGCCGCGGTCAACGCCCTCCTGGACAGGGACGGTTCGAAGGCCGAGCGGTGCGCAGTCCTGCCGATGTACCGGGCTCCGGAGGTGGAGTCCTTCAAGCGGCACGACCTGTGGCGCTACCGGCTCGGCCTGCGCAACGCCTTCGACCTGGGCTGA